In Candidatus Methylomirabilota bacterium, the following are encoded in one genomic region:
- a CDS encoding ATP-dependent Clp protease ATP-binding subunit: MFERFTERARRVIILAREEAGRFRHDFVGTEHVLLGLIRDGEGIATAVLQRLGLRLETVKAEVERALAGFPKTLTFGEVPFTPQAKRVLELSIEEARQLGHNYIGTEHLLLGLMKEGQSIAAKILESLGARLDEVRQETLALLGDQYYPRPKKRSQTPVLDEFARDLTQLAREGKLDPVIGREQEIERVIQILARRTKNNPVLIGEPGVGKTAIVEGLAQKIVTHDVPDVLLNKRLLQLDLGALVAGTKYRGQFEERLKAVMKEIRQSENVILFLDELHTLIGAGAAEGAIDASNMLKPALSRGEIQTIGATTLDEYRKYIEKDGALERRFQPVIVKAPSVPEAIEIIRGLRHKYEAHHRVKITEQAIDAAVRLADRYITDRQLPDKAIDVIDEASSRTRLMALTPPAEIKEIEKELERVIREKDMYLEAQEFEKAASLREKEKVLRHREEEMKREWEKNKGKGTQSVGEVDIEFIVSRWTGIPLSKLEEKESAKLARMEEALHGRIVGQDDAVAAVSRAIRRSRAGLKDAKRPVGSFVFLGPTGVGKTELARALAEYLFGDENALIRVDMSEYMEKFSVSRLLGAPPGYVGYEEGGFLTEKVRRRPYSVVLFDEIEKAHPDVFNMLLQVLDDGRLTDSLGHVVDFKNAILIMTSNLGTSRIGKRVSPGFLQGGDESASY, translated from the coding sequence GTGTTCGAACGATTCACGGAACGGGCGCGGCGGGTCATCATCTTGGCGCGGGAAGAGGCGGGACGCTTCCGCCACGACTTTGTAGGGACGGAGCACGTGCTGCTCGGGCTCATCCGTGACGGCGAAGGCATCGCGACGGCTGTGCTCCAGCGCCTCGGGCTCCGCCTGGAGACGGTGAAGGCGGAGGTCGAGCGCGCGCTGGCAGGTTTCCCGAAGACGCTGACGTTCGGTGAAGTGCCGTTCACGCCGCAGGCCAAGCGCGTCCTCGAGCTGTCGATCGAGGAGGCGCGGCAGCTCGGCCACAACTACATCGGCACCGAGCACCTCCTGCTGGGCCTGATGAAGGAAGGTCAGTCCATCGCGGCCAAGATTCTCGAATCGCTGGGCGCGCGGCTGGACGAGGTCCGGCAGGAAACGCTCGCGCTCCTCGGCGATCAGTACTACCCCCGGCCCAAGAAACGTTCGCAGACCCCCGTACTCGACGAGTTCGCCCGCGACCTGACGCAGCTGGCCCGCGAGGGCAAGCTCGACCCCGTCATCGGCAGAGAGCAGGAGATCGAGCGTGTCATCCAGATCCTGGCCCGCCGCACGAAGAACAACCCCGTGCTCATCGGCGAGCCGGGGGTGGGCAAGACGGCGATCGTCGAGGGCCTAGCCCAGAAGATCGTCACGCACGACGTGCCCGACGTTCTGCTGAACAAGCGGCTGCTCCAGCTGGACCTCGGCGCGCTGGTGGCCGGGACGAAGTACCGCGGCCAGTTCGAGGAGCGGCTCAAGGCCGTGATGAAGGAGATCCGCCAGTCGGAGAACGTCATCCTGTTCCTCGACGAGCTACACACGCTCATCGGAGCCGGGGCGGCCGAGGGCGCCATCGACGCCTCCAACATGCTCAAGCCGGCGCTCTCGCGCGGCGAGATTCAGACGATCGGGGCGACGACGCTCGACGAGTACCGCAAGTACATCGAAAAGGACGGCGCGCTCGAGCGCCGGTTCCAGCCCGTCATCGTCAAGGCGCCCTCGGTCCCTGAGGCCATCGAGATCATCCGCGGCCTGCGCCACAAGTATGAGGCCCACCACCGCGTGAAGATCACCGAGCAGGCGATCGACGCGGCCGTGCGGCTGGCCGACCGCTACATCACCGACCGCCAACTGCCCGACAAGGCCATCGACGTCATCGACGAGGCCTCCTCGCGCACCCGCCTGATGGCGCTCACGCCCCCGGCCGAGATCAAGGAGATCGAGAAGGAGCTGGAGCGGGTCATCCGGGAAAAGGACATGTACCTGGAGGCCCAGGAGTTCGAGAAGGCCGCCTCTCTTCGCGAGAAGGAAAAGGTGCTGCGCCATCGCGAAGAGGAGATGAAGCGGGAGTGGGAGAAGAACAAGGGCAAGGGCACCCAGTCCGTGGGCGAGGTGGACATCGAGTTCATCGTCTCCCGCTGGACCGGCATCCCGCTGTCCAAGCTCGAGGAGAAGGAATCGGCCAAGCTCGCGCGCATGGAGGAGGCGCTCCACGGACGCATCGTCGGCCAGGACGACGCCGTGGCCGCGGTCTCGCGCGCCATCCGCCGCTCGCGGGCCGGCCTCAAGGACGCCAAGCGGCCGGTCGGCTCGTTCGTGTTCCTGGGTCCTACCGGCGTGGGCAAGACCGAGCTGGCCCGGGCCCTGGCCGAGTATCTCTTCGGCGACGAGAACGCGCTGATCCGCGTGGACATGTCCGAATACATGGAGAAGTTCTCGGTGTCCCGCCTGCTGGGCGCCCCTCCCGGCTACGTCGGATACGAAGAGGGCGGGTTCCTGACCGAGAAGGTGCGCCGCCGTCCCTATTCGGTGGTGCTGTTCGACGAGATCGAGAAGGCGCATCCCGACGTGTTCAACATGCTGCTCCAGGTGCTCGACGACGGCCGCCTCACCGATTCGCTCGGCCACGTGGTGGACTTCAAAAACGCCATCCTCATCATGACCTCGAACCTGGGTACGAGCCGGATCGGCAAGCGGGTGTCCCCCGGCTTCCTGCAGGGCGGGGACGAGAGCGCCAGCTACG
- a CDS encoding ABC transporter ATP-binding protein, translating into MSDSRAPLLVGEDLEKDYRTGPEVVRVLRGLNVRVGQGEVVALVGASGVGKSTLLHLLGALDRPTAGHVLFEGEDVFARGEAGLVRFRRHQVGFVFQFYNLLGEMTALENAMIPALLARRPVNEARQRAGDALAEVGLADRLRHRPGELSGGEQQRVAIARALVNHPRVILADEPTGNLDPKTSEVVFDLFLRLQAERGIAFLIATHNPDLARRAERAYRLIEGRAREVPPGE; encoded by the coding sequence ATGAGTGATTCCCGCGCTCCGTTGCTCGTCGGCGAGGACCTCGAGAAGGATTACCGCACCGGACCCGAGGTCGTGCGCGTGCTGCGGGGCCTGAACGTTCGGGTGGGCCAGGGCGAAGTGGTGGCGCTGGTGGGGGCGTCGGGCGTGGGCAAGTCCACGCTGCTCCACTTGCTGGGCGCGCTCGATCGTCCCACGGCCGGACATGTCCTCTTCGAGGGCGAGGACGTCTTCGCGCGCGGTGAGGCCGGACTCGTGCGCTTCCGCCGGCACCAGGTCGGCTTCGTCTTCCAGTTCTACAATCTGCTCGGCGAGATGACGGCGCTGGAAAACGCGATGATCCCAGCGCTGCTGGCGCGCCGCCCGGTGAACGAGGCGCGCCAGCGCGCGGGCGACGCGCTGGCCGAGGTGGGACTCGCCGACCGGCTTCGCCACCGGCCGGGAGAGCTCTCGGGCGGCGAGCAGCAGCGGGTGGCGATCGCCCGAGCGCTCGTGAATCATCCGCGCGTGATCCTGGCCGACGAGCCGACGGGCAACCTCGACCCCAAGACGAGCGAAGTCGTGTTCGATCTTTTCCTGAGATTGCAGGCCGAGCGCGGGATCGCGTTCCTGATCGCCACGCACAACCCCGATCTGGCCCGGCGCGCCGAGCGGGCGTATCGTTTGATCGAGGGCCGAGCGCGCGAGGTGCCGCCGGGTGAGTGA
- a CDS encoding FtsX-like permease family protein, protein MSRVPFELFLGLRYLRATGQRTNLSLFVWIGVGGVFLGVAALIVVLAVMTGFQDGIRDKIIAANPHLLIFGAGGGIADAEAIAGRVKTVAGVRSATPFVLQQALFTSEGGGAHGGLVRGVDLATPALVADLRAQLRAGRLDLLLDGQPAILLGVELARTLGVVVGDGVTVISPKGAVTAVGLVPRMRRFTVAGTVEVGMYEYDSSIAYLTLAAAQEFAALSRRVTGIEVKLTDPFEAKRVGAAIARQLGFGYWVRDWMDMNRNLFAALQLEKLALFVIVTIIVLVAAFAIIGHLVLLVAEKRKEIGILKALGASASSITAVFFTVGMTIGVVGTVAGSAVGLLLIWVQNSYKIIRLAGDVYQIDYLPMKLTPTDFLLIVGSTLLLSFLATILPARRAGALIPVDVLRYE, encoded by the coding sequence GTGAGCCGGGTACCCTTCGAGCTGTTCCTCGGTCTTCGGTACCTGCGCGCTACCGGCCAGCGTACGAACCTGTCGCTCTTTGTCTGGATCGGCGTCGGCGGCGTCTTCCTGGGCGTCGCCGCGCTCATCGTGGTGCTGGCCGTGATGACCGGCTTCCAGGACGGCATTCGCGACAAGATCATCGCGGCGAACCCGCACCTGCTGATCTTCGGCGCCGGGGGCGGTATCGCCGACGCCGAGGCGATCGCCGGTCGGGTGAAGACCGTCGCCGGCGTGCGGTCGGCCACGCCCTTCGTGCTCCAGCAGGCGCTCTTCACCAGCGAGGGCGGCGGGGCTCACGGCGGGTTGGTCCGCGGGGTGGATCTGGCCACGCCCGCGCTGGTCGCCGACCTCCGCGCCCAGCTCCGCGCGGGTCGCCTCGACCTGCTCCTCGACGGCCAGCCGGCGATCCTGCTGGGCGTCGAGCTGGCGCGCACTCTGGGGGTGGTCGTGGGCGACGGCGTCACCGTCATCTCGCCCAAGGGCGCCGTCACCGCGGTAGGGCTGGTGCCCCGCATGCGCCGCTTCACCGTGGCCGGCACGGTGGAGGTCGGCATGTACGAGTACGACTCGTCGATCGCCTACCTGACGCTGGCGGCCGCCCAGGAGTTCGCGGCGCTGTCCCGGCGGGTCACCGGCATCGAGGTGAAGCTGACCGATCCGTTCGAGGCCAAGCGCGTGGGCGCCGCCATCGCCCGACAGCTGGGATTCGGGTACTGGGTGCGCGACTGGATGGACATGAACCGTAACCTGTTCGCGGCGCTCCAGCTCGAGAAGCTGGCCCTCTTCGTGATCGTGACGATCATCGTCCTCGTCGCCGCCTTCGCCATCATCGGCCACCTGGTCCTCCTGGTCGCCGAGAAGCGCAAGGAGATCGGGATCCTCAAGGCCCTCGGGGCCTCGGCCTCCAGCATCACCGCGGTGTTCTTCACCGTCGGCATGACCATCGGCGTCGTGGGCACCGTGGCGGGCTCGGCGGTCGGCCTCCTGCTGATCTGGGTCCAGAACAGCTACAAGATCATCCGCCTGGCCGGCGACGTGTACCAGATCGACTACCTGCCGATGAAGCTGACGCCCACGGACTTCCTGCTCATCGTCGGGTCCACGCTGCTCCTGTCCTTCCTGGCTACGATCCTTCCCGCCCGCCGGGCGGGGGCGCTGATCCCGGTCGACGTGTTGCGCTATGAGTGA
- the lysS gene encoding lysine--tRNA ligase, whose protein sequence is MTGPDPGALPPLIRQRYEKLEALRKRGIDPFGSRFPVTHGAQLLLDQLAPAKEDELKAFGPVSVAGRIVAMRHHGKTCFAHLMDRTGRIQLYARADQLGDHYALFTDLDAGDFIGVTGEVFRTRTGELTIGVGSFQFLAKSLRPLPEKWHGLRDVETRYRQRYVDLIVNQETRAIFVLRSRVIKALRDFLDARGFLEVETPMMQPIPGGAVARPFVTHHNALGVDLYLRIAPELYLKRLVVGGFERVYEVNRNFRNEGVSTQHNPEFTMLEFYQAYADYTDLMALTEELFVHLATTLLGALRIPWGDHTIDLAQPWRRLRFFDALSEALGMTVTPDTEASAVAGAAAARGVQSKPGALRHESWKDAFESLVEPTLVQPTFVIDFPVELSPLAKTKRDDVRLVNRFELFVGRRELANAYTELNDPVEQRARFLHQAAARARGDEEAHWLDEDYIRALEYGMPPAAGEGIGIDRLVMLLANQPSIRDVILFPHLRPEGGPGGEGRDEP, encoded by the coding sequence GTGACCGGGCCGGACCCCGGGGCCCTGCCCCCGCTGATCCGCCAGCGGTACGAGAAGCTCGAGGCGCTGCGCAAGCGGGGCATCGACCCGTTCGGCAGCCGCTTCCCGGTCACCCACGGCGCCCAGCTCCTGCTCGACCAGCTGGCCCCGGCGAAGGAGGACGAGCTCAAGGCCTTCGGCCCCGTGAGCGTCGCCGGGCGGATCGTGGCCATGCGTCATCACGGCAAGACCTGCTTCGCGCACCTGATGGACCGCACCGGACGCATCCAGCTCTATGCCCGCGCCGACCAGCTCGGGGATCACTACGCGCTCTTCACGGACCTCGACGCGGGAGACTTCATCGGCGTGACCGGGGAGGTGTTCCGCACCCGCACGGGCGAGCTGACGATCGGGGTCGGCTCCTTCCAGTTCCTCGCGAAATCCCTCCGCCCGCTGCCCGAGAAGTGGCACGGGCTCCGCGACGTCGAGACGCGCTACCGCCAGCGCTACGTGGACCTCATCGTCAACCAGGAGACTCGGGCGATCTTCGTCCTCCGGTCGCGCGTGATCAAGGCCCTCCGCGACTTCCTGGACGCGCGCGGCTTCCTGGAGGTCGAAACGCCCATGATGCAGCCGATCCCGGGGGGCGCGGTGGCGCGGCCGTTCGTCACCCATCACAACGCCCTCGGGGTGGACCTCTATCTGCGGATCGCCCCTGAGCTCTACCTCAAGCGCCTCGTCGTCGGCGGGTTCGAGCGGGTCTACGAGGTCAACCGCAACTTCCGCAACGAGGGCGTGTCGACCCAGCACAACCCCGAATTCACGATGCTGGAGTTCTACCAGGCCTACGCCGACTACACGGATCTCATGGCGCTCACCGAAGAGCTCTTCGTCCATCTGGCCACCACGCTGCTCGGCGCGCTCCGGATCCCCTGGGGCGACCACACGATCGATCTCGCGCAGCCGTGGCGGCGGCTGCGATTCTTCGACGCCTTGTCCGAGGCCCTCGGCATGACGGTCACGCCTGACACCGAGGCCAGCGCCGTCGCCGGAGCCGCCGCGGCCCGGGGGGTCCAGTCGAAACCCGGGGCTCTCCGTCACGAGTCGTGGAAGGATGCCTTCGAGTCGCTGGTAGAGCCGACGCTGGTGCAGCCGACCTTCGTGATCGATTTCCCGGTGGAGCTGTCGCCGCTGGCCAAGACGAAACGAGACGACGTGCGACTGGTAAACCGGTTCGAGTTGTTCGTGGGGCGGCGCGAGCTCGCCAACGCTTACACCGAGCTCAACGATCCCGTGGAGCAGCGCGCGCGGTTCCTGCACCAGGCGGCGGCGCGCGCCCGGGGTGACGAGGAGGCTCACTGGCTGGATGAGGACTACATCCGGGCCCTGGAGTACGGTATGCCCCCGGCGGCGGGCGAGGGCATCGGCATCGACCGGCTGGTGATGCTCTTGGCCAATCAACCGTCGATCCGGGACGTGATCCTGTTCCCGCATCTTCGACCGGAAGGCGGCCCCGGCGGCGAGGGACGGGACGAGCCGTGA
- the prfB gene encoding peptide chain release factor 2 (programmed frameshift) → MAGELKRDVAELARRVDDLRGIFDIAAKEQRLAAIDADMGSPAFWEDNRRAQELIRERAELTRVTTRVSELGRQAQDLGVMLELAQEADDGSLDAEISDGVARLRKELDEFELKVMLSGPHDSKAAILSIHPGAGGTESQDWAQMLMRMYLRWCERNGFKAEVVDLLPGEEAGIKSATIEVTGEYAYGFLRGEGGVHRLVRISPFDASRRRQTSFASVAVVPEVDDVEVNVREDEIRVDVFRSSGPGGQGVNTADSAVRITHLPTGIVVQCQNERSQLRNRDTAMRILKARLYEQAQKKQREELAELTGEKKGIAFGSQIRSYTFHPYQLVKDHRTGVEIGNVEAVMDGEIDPFIKAFLLGARGSQT, encoded by the exons ATGGCGGGCGAGCTGAAGCGGGACGTGGCGGAGCTGGCCCGCCGGGTCGACGACCTACGG GGCATCTTTGACATCGCGGCCAAGGAGCAGCGGCTGGCCGCGATCGACGCGGACATGGGATCGCCCGCATTCTGGGAGGACAACCGCCGGGCCCAGGAGCTGATCCGGGAGCGCGCCGAGCTGACCCGGGTCACCACGCGGGTCAGCGAGCTCGGCCGCCAGGCCCAAGACCTCGGGGTCATGCTCGAGCTGGCCCAGGAGGCCGACGACGGCAGCCTGGACGCCGAGATCTCCGACGGCGTGGCCCGGCTCAGGAAGGAGCTCGACGAGTTCGAGCTCAAGGTCATGCTCTCGGGCCCGCACGATAGCAAGGCGGCCATCCTCAGCATCCATCCCGGCGCCGGCGGTACCGAGTCCCAGGACTGGGCCCAGATGCTCATGCGCATGTACCTCCGGTGGTGCGAGCGCAACGGCTTCAAGGCCGAGGTCGTCGATCTGCTGCCGGGGGAGGAGGCCGGGATCAAGTCGGCGACGATCGAGGTCACCGGGGAGTACGCCTACGGCTTCCTGCGCGGCGAGGGGGGCGTGCATCGCCTGGTGCGCATCTCGCCCTTCGACGCGTCCCGGCGGCGGCAGACCAGCTTCGCCTCGGTCGCCGTCGTTCCCGAGGTCGACGACGTCGAGGTCAACGTGCGAGAGGACGAGATCCGCGTCGACGTCTTCCGCTCGTCGGGCCCGGGCGGACAGGGCGTCAACACCGCCGATTCGGCCGTGCGGATCACGCATCTGCCCACCGGGATCGTCGTGCAGTGCCAGAACGAGCGCTCGCAGCTGCGCAACCGCGACACCGCGATGCGGATCTTAAAAGCGCGCCTCTACGAGCAGGCGCAGAAGAAGCAGCGCGAGGAGCTGGCGGAGCTCACGGGGGAGAAGAAGGGAATCGCCTTCGGCAGCCAGATCCGCTCCTACACCTTCCATCCTTACCAGCTCGTGAAAGACCACCGGACCGGCGTGGAAATCGGCAACGTCGAGGCCGTCATGGACGGCGAGATCGATCCGTTCATCAAGGCGTTCCTCCTCGGAGCGCGCGGGAGCCAGACGTGA
- the lnt gene encoding apolipoprotein N-acyltransferase: MPIAWPRAAERRKLRDTLAAAVGAAALAVAAGAALALAYPRVDLAGAAWIALSPVLFLALTRPPRPALGWGWLAGFVFFLLLLQWLNFTFRVYSEIPWPLTWLPTVLLAGYCGLYCGLVAGAVSWIAARRGASWALLIAPFLWVGAEWVRGHLMGGFPWGSLGYSQYRQLAVIQIAELAGVYAISFVVFAVNAAIAACVVLPWRRAAVGLALAMAVVGATLGFGTSRLTEASPAGEVAVAVMQPAIEQPLKWDASHTAATLRIYGDLTRAAAREHPRLIVWPETASPTILRQDPVLLQALQDVAARYDVALLVGSIDIGEGAGREARNTVFLLTERGIVNRYDKIHLVPFGEYVPLSGVIGFVRGWAEFISELTPGSRAVVFSGPPAPFGVVICYEGIFPALVRRFVKNGARLMVNMTNDAWFGRTSGPLQHLAMYPFRAIEHRVAVVRAANTGVSAFIAPTGRIVKSLSLFERDNLIDRVPLRTRETLYTRFGDWFAYLGLLVSAGALGAAALGGAR, encoded by the coding sequence TTGCCGATCGCCTGGCCGAGGGCCGCTGAGAGGCGCAAGCTGCGCGACACGCTCGCGGCGGCGGTGGGAGCGGCCGCTCTGGCGGTGGCGGCCGGCGCGGCGCTGGCGCTCGCCTATCCGCGCGTCGACTTGGCGGGTGCCGCCTGGATCGCGCTCAGTCCCGTCCTCTTCCTGGCGCTCACGCGACCGCCGCGCCCGGCGCTGGGTTGGGGCTGGCTCGCGGGCTTCGTGTTCTTTCTGCTGCTCCTTCAATGGCTGAACTTCACCTTCCGCGTCTACAGCGAGATCCCGTGGCCGCTCACATGGCTGCCGACGGTGCTGCTGGCCGGGTACTGCGGCCTGTACTGCGGTCTCGTGGCCGGCGCCGTCTCCTGGATCGCTGCCCGGCGGGGAGCGAGCTGGGCGCTGCTCATCGCGCCGTTTCTCTGGGTGGGCGCGGAGTGGGTGCGGGGCCACCTGATGGGCGGCTTTCCATGGGGCAGCCTGGGCTATTCCCAGTACCGGCAGCTAGCGGTCATCCAGATCGCGGAGCTGGCCGGGGTCTATGCCATCTCCTTCGTCGTGTTCGCCGTCAACGCTGCGATCGCCGCCTGCGTGGTCTTGCCATGGCGGCGGGCCGCGGTCGGCCTGGCGCTCGCCATGGCGGTGGTGGGGGCAACGCTCGGATTCGGGACATCGCGCCTCACGGAGGCATCGCCTGCCGGCGAGGTCGCGGTCGCCGTGATGCAGCCCGCGATCGAGCAACCCCTCAAGTGGGACGCCAGCCATACGGCAGCAACCCTGAGGATCTACGGCGATTTGACCCGTGCGGCGGCGCGGGAGCATCCCCGCCTCATCGTGTGGCCGGAGACGGCCTCGCCCACGATCCTGAGACAGGATCCCGTCCTGCTCCAGGCCCTCCAGGACGTGGCGGCCAGGTACGACGTGGCGCTGCTCGTCGGGTCGATCGACATCGGGGAGGGGGCGGGCCGGGAGGCTCGTAACACCGTATTTTTACTGACCGAACGAGGTATCGTGAACAGGTATGATAAGATCCACTTGGTTCCGTTCGGAGAGTACGTGCCGTTATCGGGAGTGATCGGGTTCGTTCGGGGCTGGGCGGAGTTCATCTCCGAGCTGACGCCCGGCTCCCGCGCGGTGGTCTTCTCGGGTCCGCCAGCCCCGTTCGGTGTTGTGATCTGTTACGAGGGTATCTTCCCCGCGCTGGTGCGTCGCTTCGTGAAGAATGGCGCGCGCCTGATGGTGAACATGACGAATGACGCGTGGTTCGGCCGGACGAGCGGTCCCCTGCAGCACCTGGCGATGTATCCCTTCCGCGCAATCGAGCATCGAGTCGCGGTGGTGCGGGCGGCGAACACGGGAGTGTCGGCTTTCATCGCGCCGACCGGACGGATCGTGAAGTCGCTGAGCCTCTTCGAGCGGGACAACCTGATCGATCGGGTTCCCCTGCGCACGCGCGAGACGCTCTACACCCGTTTCGGTGATTGGTTCGCGTATCTGGGGCTGCTCGTCTCGGCCGGCGCGCTCGGCGCGGCGGCGCTCGGGGGGGCGCGGTGA
- a CDS encoding metallophosphoesterase family protein, translated as MRYAILSDIHGNLEALRAVLADAGDRADAFLCLGDIVGYGADPGACIELVAERCQLVVGGNHEHAVAGRIDLKWFNPYARAAAEWTHDRLDDDQRAWLGSLPLVSEAGDATLVHASPAHPEEWEYLVSAEDGFAALGAFTTRLCFVGHSHLPGMWVQGSWGREHEAGAVKVSIDPGCRYIINVGSVGQPRDHDPRAAYALWDVEGRTLAIQRVAYDLAAARAKIVAAGLPRFLADRLAEGR; from the coding sequence GTGCGGTACGCGATCCTGTCCGACATCCACGGCAACCTCGAGGCCTTGCGGGCCGTCCTGGCCGACGCCGGGGACCGCGCTGACGCTTTTCTCTGCCTGGGCGACATCGTCGGCTACGGCGCCGATCCGGGGGCGTGCATCGAGCTCGTCGCCGAGCGCTGTCAGCTCGTCGTCGGCGGCAACCACGAGCACGCCGTGGCCGGGCGGATCGACCTCAAGTGGTTCAACCCTTACGCGCGAGCGGCCGCCGAGTGGACGCACGATCGCCTCGACGACGACCAACGCGCGTGGCTGGGGTCGCTGCCGCTGGTGAGCGAGGCGGGGGACGCCACGCTCGTCCACGCCTCGCCAGCGCATCCCGAGGAGTGGGAGTACCTGGTCTCAGCCGAGGACGGCTTCGCGGCCTTGGGGGCGTTCACCACGCGCCTGTGCTTCGTCGGCCACTCACACCTGCCGGGCATGTGGGTGCAGGGATCCTGGGGTCGGGAGCACGAGGCCGGGGCCGTGAAGGTCTCGATCGACCCCGGCTGCCGCTACATCATCAACGTGGGCAGCGTGGGCCAGCCTCGCGACCACGACCCGCGCGCAGCGTACGCGCTGTGGGACGTCGAGGGCAGGACCCTGGCGATCCAGCGCGTGGCCTACGACCTGGCCGCGGCGCGCGCGAAGATCGTCGCCGCCGGGCTGCCCAGGTTTCTTGCCGATCGCCTGGCCGAGGGCCGCTGA
- the nusB gene encoding transcription antitermination factor NusB, which translates to MGKRRKAREVALQYLYQLDLHGDDDPAPHAAEFWARHPVDAETRAFADALVRGTKQHQAKTDELLRQYAEHWDLERMAVVDRNILRLAAYELLWHEDVPPKVAINEAIEIAKKFGTGESSRFINGVLDRIHKELRPAS; encoded by the coding sequence GTGGGTAAGCGGCGGAAGGCGCGCGAGGTCGCGCTGCAGTACCTCTACCAGCTCGATCTCCACGGCGACGACGACCCCGCGCCGCACGCGGCGGAGTTCTGGGCGCGCCATCCGGTGGACGCGGAGACGCGCGCCTTCGCCGACGCGCTCGTGCGCGGCACCAAGCAGCACCAGGCCAAGACGGACGAGCTGCTCCGCCAGTATGCGGAGCACTGGGACCTCGAACGCATGGCGGTGGTCGACCGGAACATCCTCCGGCTGGCCGCCTACGAGCTGCTCTGGCACGAGGACGTGCCCCCCAAGGTGGCCATCAACGAGGCGATCGAGATCGCGAAAAAGTTCGGCACCGGAGAGTCCAGCCGCTTCATCAACGGAGTTCTCGACCGGATCCACAAAGAGCTGCGTCCGGCGTCCTGA
- the ribH gene encoding 6,7-dimethyl-8-ribityllumazine synthase, with amino-acid sequence MAGRAPRPQRSVAGGARAPRGGAGLPKFAIVAARFNERITKRLVDGALHAFADAKIPPGDVEVHWVPGSFELPQAAAHLAATGRYAGIVCVGVVIRGQTPHFEHVAREAAAGIRQVALTTGVPTTFGLITALSEEQAWERAGGEVGNRGEEAADAALEMATFVRQVRDRG; translated from the coding sequence ATGGCCGGCCGCGCGCCCAGGCCGCAGCGGTCGGTGGCGGGCGGCGCCCGCGCGCCGCGGGGGGGCGCCGGGCTCCCGAAGTTCGCCATCGTCGCGGCGCGCTTCAACGAGCGGATCACCAAACGTCTGGTCGACGGCGCGCTCCACGCGTTCGCGGACGCGAAGATCCCGCCGGGCGACGTCGAGGTCCACTGGGTGCCGGGCTCCTTCGAGCTGCCTCAGGCCGCCGCGCACCTGGCGGCGACCGGGCGCTACGCGGGGATCGTCTGCGTCGGCGTCGTCATCCGCGGGCAGACGCCCCACTTCGAGCACGTGGCGCGGGAGGCCGCCGCGGGCATCCGCCAAGTGGCGCTGACGACGGGGGTGCCGACGACGTTCGGCCTCATCACCGCGCTGTCGGAGGAGCAGGCGTGGGAGCGGGCCGGCGGTGAGGTGGGCAACCGCGGCGAGGAGGCGGCCGACGCCGCGCTGGAGATGGCCACCTTCGTCCGCCAGGTGCGTGACCGTGGGTAA